The DNA window GAGGGAATGTGCTTAAACAGACAGCTCTTTCGTCGGGAGCCGAAGCCGCAGTGTCCGGCGGAATAATCAACGGAACATCTCCGAGGACAAAAGTACTCCTCATGGGGACAAGGTCTCAGCTTTCATTGGTGGCGTCGAAGATAAAGATCCAGCAGTTCCACCTGAGCGAACTTTCGGATATTATGGAAAATATTTTGTTGAAAAACGAGGCGCACGGATCACCTGTATGGAAAATGAGAGACAAGGAGATAAAACTCGACAGACCGAGGATAATCGGAATAATCAACGTCACGCCGGACAGTTTCTACCAAGATTCGAGAAATTACGACCCTCAAAGCGCCGTAGATCTCGCTATGAAAATGGCTGAACAGGGCGCGGACATGCTCGACATAGGAGGAGAATCCTCTAGACCCGGCAGTTCTCCTCTTGACCTTGAAGAGGAAGCGAAAAGAGTTTTACCCGTGATCAGAAAAGTGAGAGAGAAGACTTTTTTGCCCGTTTCAATAGACACGGTGAACCCGACGACTGCTGAGACGGCCCTCGGGGAAGGTTGTGACGTGATCAACGACATTTCGGGATTCGAAAACCCGAAAATGACGGATGCTGCCGTAAAATACAATTCC is part of the candidate division WOR-3 bacterium genome and encodes:
- the folP gene encoding dihydropteroate synthase is translated as MKVQICSLEDRRDVYKVFERIGVDPEAWEIMWKKSATLCLLVDDLSMAGGNVLKQTALSSGAEAAVSGGIINGTSPRTKVLLMGTRSQLSLVASKIKIQQFHLSELSDIMENILLKNEAHGSPVWKMRDKEIKLDRPRIIGIINVTPDSFYQDSRNYDPQSAVDLAMKMAEQGADMLDIGGESSRPGSSPLDLEEEAKRVLPVIRKVREKTFLPVSIDTVNPTTAETALGEGCDVINDISGFENPKMTDAAVKYNSGAVIMHKKGQPSEMQKNPHYDDVFEEVRDFLKKRVEVAESSGVRHENIVCDPGIGFGKTAAHNLALLRRLADMKAYLDKPVYIGLSRKSLVGALGGGQTPAERLYGSLSLSTLALTEGVMLFRTHDVLETKKALDTAFEALRNGRWV